A single window of Nasonia vitripennis strain AsymCx chromosome 4, Nvit_psr_1.1, whole genome shotgun sequence DNA harbors:
- the LOC100120062 gene encoding mitochondrial thiamine pyrophosphate carrier isoform X2 encodes MVYSSSEPGYHHAIAGAASGCLTRFICQPLDVVKIRFQLQVEPIKKHSSSKYHSMLQTFRLIAKEESFYALWKGHVPAQLLSVIYGTSQFYVYIIVNQHLEKFDFLSDKTKTVHFLSGALAGCFATVTSFPLDTVRTRLIAQSSQNKAYKGTIHSCTTIYKTESPKGFFRGLLPTLLQIAPHAGLQFGTYELVKDIKFLPANNEDSHHHKKVGIINSLVAGCLAGLVAKTIVYPLDLARKRLQIQGFEHGRKGFGGFFRCNGLVNCLVLTTKQEGIRGLFKGLGPSQFKAALMTALHFTFYEQALNLIRDNHEHEH; translated from the exons ATGGTTTATTCCTCTTCAGAACCAGGTTACCATCATGCCATTGCTGGGGCAGCCAGCGGATGCTTGACGAGATTTATATGCCAACCTTTAGATGTGGTCAAGATTAGATTCCAG cTGCAAGTTGAACCTATAAAAAAACATTCTTCAAGCAAGTACCATTCAATGTTACAAACATTTCGTCTTATTGCTAAAGAAGAAAGTTTCTATGCACTTTGGAAAGGTCATGTTCCTGCCCAATTATTATCAGTTATATATGGAACCAGTCAG TTTTATGTGTATATCATTGTTAATCAACATCTAGAGAAATTTGATTTCTTGAGtgacaaaacaaaaacagttcATTTTCTAAGTGGAGCATTGGCTGGCTGCTTTGCAACTGTGACTTCTTTTCCATTGGATACTGTAAGAACTAGACTAATTGCACAATCATCTCAGAATAAAGCATATAAGGGAACCATACATTCATGCAC GACAATTTACAAGACTGAGTCACCCAAAGGTTTTTTCCGTGGATTGTTACCTACATTACTTCAGATTGCTCCTCATGCAGGTTTACAATTTGGAACGTATGAACTTGTGAAAGACATCAAATTTTTACCTGCTAATAATGAAGATTCT CATCATCATAAGAAAGTAGGTATTATAAATAGCCTGGTTGCTGGCTGCCTAGCAGGTCTGGTAGCAAAAACTATAGTCTATCCCCTTGATTTAGCTAGAAAGAGATTACAAATTCAAGGATTTGAGCATGGTAGGAAGGGATTTGGAGGATTTTTCCGTTGCAATGGTCTGGTCAATTGTCTTGTGTTAACCACTAAGCAAGAAGGAATCCGAGGCCTTTTTAAAGGTTTAGGGCCAAGTCAATTTAAAGCTGCTCTAATGACTGCCTtgcattttacattttatgaGCAGGCTTTGAATCTCATTCGTGATAATCATGAACATGAGCATTAA
- the LOC100120062 gene encoding mitochondrial thiamine pyrophosphate carrier isoform X3 codes for MAESDLSSSILDHLNVQLVRFPHLSWRGVRDVRKLIGGLHQIPLLGLINSFSCSSSEGSGTSLTMVYSSSEPGYHHAIAGAASGCLTRFICQPLDVVKIRFQLQVEPIKKHSSSKYHSMLQTFRLIAKEESFYALWKGHVPAQLLSVIYGTSQFYVYIIVNQHLEKFDFLSDKTKTVHFLSGALAGCFATVTSFPLDTVRTRLIAQSSQNKAYKGTIHSCTTIYKTESPKGFFRGLLPTLLQIAPHAGLQFGTYELVKDIKFLPANNEDSHHHKKLERDYKFKDLSMVGRDLEDFSVAMVWSIVLC; via the exons ATGGCTGAATCCGACTTGTCGAGCTCGATACTCGACCATTTGAACGTGCAATTGGTCAGGTTCCCTCACCTTTCTTGGCGCGGTGTACGTGACGTAAGAAAG CTAATTGGTGGCTTGCATCAGATTCCTTTGCTGGGGCTTATCAATAGTTTTTCATGTTCATCGAGCGAAGGTTCCGGAACATCCTTGACAATGGTTTATTCCTCTTCAGAACCAGGTTACCATCATGCCATTGCTGGGGCAGCCAGCGGATGCTTGACGAGATTTATATGCCAACCTTTAGATGTGGTCAAGATTAGATTCCAG cTGCAAGTTGAACCTATAAAAAAACATTCTTCAAGCAAGTACCATTCAATGTTACAAACATTTCGTCTTATTGCTAAAGAAGAAAGTTTCTATGCACTTTGGAAAGGTCATGTTCCTGCCCAATTATTATCAGTTATATATGGAACCAGTCAG TTTTATGTGTATATCATTGTTAATCAACATCTAGAGAAATTTGATTTCTTGAGtgacaaaacaaaaacagttcATTTTCTAAGTGGAGCATTGGCTGGCTGCTTTGCAACTGTGACTTCTTTTCCATTGGATACTGTAAGAACTAGACTAATTGCACAATCATCTCAGAATAAAGCATATAAGGGAACCATACATTCATGCAC GACAATTTACAAGACTGAGTCACCCAAAGGTTTTTTCCGTGGATTGTTACCTACATTACTTCAGATTGCTCCTCATGCAGGTTTACAATTTGGAACGTATGAACTTGTGAAAGACATCAAATTTTTACCTGCTAATAATGAAGATTCT CATCATCATAAGAAA CTAGAAAGAGATTACAAATTCAAGGATTTGAGCATGGTAGGAAGGGATTTGGAGGATTTTTCCGTTGCAATGGTCTGGTCAATTGTCTTGTGTTAA
- the LOC100120093 gene encoding malonyl-CoA decarboxylase, mitochondrial, translated as MMMKPPSSVFQLPGFLRRCSNLNSFHTKLNTKLKPHTEGEENAINKDLEEIIDFKTRNTSSWVIETKVNSLCLKYNILTKDERAKFLSSLATRYAVNHDKICQLAKRLACNEPNNPNQLISRERALKDALTPPYHWLFARVGRLEHGVKFLVDLRANVLDLISHCTKDSEDILHLSQMDATLKQMLFLWFSVGFMKVERVTWQTSCDILQKVSDYEAIHPVRNWADLKKRVGPYRRCFIFTHPSMPREPLVLLHTALCDVIPDSVKGIQDAENRILGKVIVNKERVEEDKTKIKAAIFYSISSTQVGLQGIELGNYLIKEVAKHITAEFPMIDQLSSLSPIPNFRVWLLDRMKRDINTVFTKTEQESIKYNLDYDQTITATRDLHLDLKKIFNNSLWGNDKRLSSTLREPMLRACAFYLYKEKRRNYALNNVANFHLRNGAVMWRINWMADPSPRGMANSCGIMVNYRYFLDETELNSRNYIEKYHIKASNTVIHLANEAEKFFSTKVATAKEAVEE; from the exons ATGATGATGAAGCCACCAAGCTCCGTTTTCCAACTGCCTGGATTTCTACGACGCTGCAGTAATCTAAACTCTTttcatacaaaattaaatacaaaGCTAAAACCTCACACAGAGGGGGAAGAGAATGCTATCAACAAAGATCTCGAGGAAATTATAGACTTCAAAACAAGAAATACTAGCAGCTGGGTCATAGAA ACAAAAGTGAACAGTCtgtgtttaaaatataatattttaacaaaGGATGAGCGAGCCAAGTTTCTATCGTCTCTTGCAACTCGATATGCTGTAAACCACGACAAAATATGCCAGCTTGCAAAAAGATTAGCTTGCAACGag cCAAACAATCCAAACCAACTGATCTCAAGAGAGCGAGCTCTAAAAGATGCCCTAACACCTCCGTATCATTGGCTGTTTGCACGAGTTGGAAGACTGGAACATGGAGTCAAATTTCTTGTAGATTTAAGAGCAAATGTCTTA GATTTAATAAGCCATTGTACAAAGGATTCAGAAGATATTTTACATCTTAGTCAGATGGATGCCACTCTGAAACAAATGTTATTTTTGTGGTTTTCTGTAGGATTTATGAAAGTTGAACGGGTGACTTGGCAAACCTCGTGTGACATTTTACAAAAA GTTTCTGACTATGAAGCTATTCACCCTGTGAGGAACTGGGctgatttaaaaaaacgaGTTGGGCCATACAGAagatgttttatttttactcaTCCATCAATGCCCAGAGAACCTCTAGTTCTACTGCACACTGCTCTATGTGATGTTATACCtg ATTCAGTAAAAGGTATTCAAGATGCTGAAAATCGAATTCTTGGTAAAGTTATAGTTAATAAAGAAAGAGTTGAAGAGGATAAGACTAAAATAAAAGCAgctatattttattctatatcGTCAACTCAAGTTGGTCTACAA GGCATTgagttgggaaattatttgaTAAAAGAAGTAGCAAAACATATAACTGCAGAATTCCCAATGATAGACCAACTTTCTAGTTTATCACCTATACCAAATTTCCGAGTATGGCTTCTAGATAGAATGAAAAGAG atatcaatacagtttttactaaaactgaGCAAGAGtcgataaaatataatttggaCTATGATCAAACAATTACGGCAACAAGAGATCTGCATTTAgatttaaaaaagattttcaaCAATTCTCTTTGGGGAAATGACAAAAGATTATCGTCAACTTTGCGAGAACCGATGTTGCGAGCTTGCGCATTCTATTTATACAAAGAAAAACGGCGAAATTATGCTCTAAATAATGTTGCTAATTTTCATCTTCGAAATGGAGCCGTTATGTGGAGAATAAATTGGATGGCTGATCCATCACCAAGAGGAATGGCAAACAGTTGTGGTATCATGGTTAATTACAG ATACTTTTTAGATGAGACTGAGTTAAACAGCAGAAACtatatagaaaaatatcaCATCAAAGCTTCTAACACTGTAATTCATTTAGCAAACGAAGCTGAAAAGTTCTTTTCTACCAAAGTTGCAACTGCCAAAGAAGCAGTGGAAGAATAA
- the LOC100120213 gene encoding uncharacterized protein LOC100120213 isoform X1 has protein sequence MPKHKCAVLTCRNRAKFVFPKNEKMRKRWLEAIKRPDFQPKPGNGICEAHFQPEQIRSKSQEFGNVLLRTHLVKGSVPCVLPAEENKINHKRTNDIKKTSPIKINPLIRQVVIIKEEYDLDNNDNIDKKSDIRYNKPYNNCSMDSEHLVNGDISAREILENIYNEHCYYCPPMHDNESIQQNLICRYSIEQFKSDQKGLFFLTGLESYEQFLYIFKSLGSTLNNVNYTLDLKSQNEISSGDKLFLTLWKLKRNNPEFELGMHFGLTNVAVNVLFKKMIIHLASKWSSLDIWPTKELIEKYIPDNCKVHSTKLEEDETKLALYANVRANAEKHIQLFKILGKKMNPVYVSIATQITSVCIMLCNYKEIFNNCIPIN, from the exons ATGCCCAAACACAAGTGTGCTGTGTTAACTTGTAGAAATAGAGCGAAATTTGTATTTCCcaaaaatgagaaaatgagaaaaagatgGCTTGAGGCAATTAAAAGACCTGATTTTCAACCAAAACCTGGCAATGGAATTTGTGAGGCACATTTTCAGCCTGAACAAATTCGGAGTAAAAGCCAGGAATTTG GAAATGTGCTTCTAAGAACTCATTTAGTCAAAGGATCTGTGCCTTGTGTCCTTCCTGcagaagagaataaaattaaccATAAAAGGACtaatgatataaaaaaaacatctcCAATCAAAATAAACCCTTTAATTAGGCaagtagtaataataaaagaagaatATGATCTGGATAACAATGAcaatattgataaaaagtcAGATATTAGGTATAACAAACCTTATAATAATTGTAGTATGGATTCAGAACATCTTGTAAATGGTGATATTAGTGCTAgagaaattttagaaaatatttataatgaacATTGTTATTATTGTCCACCTATGCATGATAATGAAAGCAttcaacaaaatttaatttgtcgCTACAGCATTGAACAGTTTAAAAGTGATCAAAAAGGCTTGTTTTTTCTAACAGGTTTAGAAAGCTATGAACagtttttgtacatttttaaatcattgGGAAGCACTTTGAACAATGTAAATTACACTTTAGATTTAAAATCACAAAATGAAATCTCTTCAGGAGACAAACTTTTCCTTACGCTGTGGAAGCTGAAGAGGAATAATCCAGAATTTGAACTGGGCATGCACTTTGGTCTTACCAATGTAGCAGTAAATGTTCTTTTCAAAAAGATGATCATTCATCTGGCCAGTAAATGGTCATCGCTCGATATTTGGCCAACCAAAGaattaatagaaaaatatattccTGACAACTGTAAGGTTCATTCTACCAAGTTGGAAGAGGACGAAACAAAATTAGCTCTGTATGCAAATGTTCGAGCCAATGCAGAAAAGCACATTCAGTTGTTTAAAATTCTtgggaaaaaaatgaatcctGTGTATGTATCCATTGCCACACAAATTACCTCAGTCTGCATAATGCTGTGTAATTACaaagaaatatttaataattgtattccaataaattaa
- the LOC100120062 gene encoding mitochondrial thiamine pyrophosphate carrier isoform X1 translates to MAESDLSSSILDHLNVQLVRFPHLSWRGVRDVRKLIGGLHQIPLLGLINSFSCSSSEGSGTSLTMVYSSSEPGYHHAIAGAASGCLTRFICQPLDVVKIRFQLQVEPIKKHSSSKYHSMLQTFRLIAKEESFYALWKGHVPAQLLSVIYGTSQFYVYIIVNQHLEKFDFLSDKTKTVHFLSGALAGCFATVTSFPLDTVRTRLIAQSSQNKAYKGTIHSCTTIYKTESPKGFFRGLLPTLLQIAPHAGLQFGTYELVKDIKFLPANNEDSHHHKKVGIINSLVAGCLAGLVAKTIVYPLDLARKRLQIQGFEHGRKGFGGFFRCNGLVNCLVLTTKQEGIRGLFKGLGPSQFKAALMTALHFTFYEQALNLIRDNHEHEH, encoded by the exons ATGGCTGAATCCGACTTGTCGAGCTCGATACTCGACCATTTGAACGTGCAATTGGTCAGGTTCCCTCACCTTTCTTGGCGCGGTGTACGTGACGTAAGAAAG CTAATTGGTGGCTTGCATCAGATTCCTTTGCTGGGGCTTATCAATAGTTTTTCATGTTCATCGAGCGAAGGTTCCGGAACATCCTTGACAATGGTTTATTCCTCTTCAGAACCAGGTTACCATCATGCCATTGCTGGGGCAGCCAGCGGATGCTTGACGAGATTTATATGCCAACCTTTAGATGTGGTCAAGATTAGATTCCAG cTGCAAGTTGAACCTATAAAAAAACATTCTTCAAGCAAGTACCATTCAATGTTACAAACATTTCGTCTTATTGCTAAAGAAGAAAGTTTCTATGCACTTTGGAAAGGTCATGTTCCTGCCCAATTATTATCAGTTATATATGGAACCAGTCAG TTTTATGTGTATATCATTGTTAATCAACATCTAGAGAAATTTGATTTCTTGAGtgacaaaacaaaaacagttcATTTTCTAAGTGGAGCATTGGCTGGCTGCTTTGCAACTGTGACTTCTTTTCCATTGGATACTGTAAGAACTAGACTAATTGCACAATCATCTCAGAATAAAGCATATAAGGGAACCATACATTCATGCAC GACAATTTACAAGACTGAGTCACCCAAAGGTTTTTTCCGTGGATTGTTACCTACATTACTTCAGATTGCTCCTCATGCAGGTTTACAATTTGGAACGTATGAACTTGTGAAAGACATCAAATTTTTACCTGCTAATAATGAAGATTCT CATCATCATAAGAAAGTAGGTATTATAAATAGCCTGGTTGCTGGCTGCCTAGCAGGTCTGGTAGCAAAAACTATAGTCTATCCCCTTGATTTAGCTAGAAAGAGATTACAAATTCAAGGATTTGAGCATGGTAGGAAGGGATTTGGAGGATTTTTCCGTTGCAATGGTCTGGTCAATTGTCTTGTGTTAACCACTAAGCAAGAAGGAATCCGAGGCCTTTTTAAAGGTTTAGGGCCAAGTCAATTTAAAGCTGCTCTAATGACTGCCTtgcattttacattttatgaGCAGGCTTTGAATCTCATTCGTGATAATCATGAACATGAGCATTAA
- the LOC100120128 gene encoding nucleolar transcription factor 1, translated as MPKIRKLKRRKKFRANVNRKRLRNKLEKLPNIECKPIKEAWEKKRSTVKNLAEMGLAYDPNQILKIPNVKKEMLKFIKEGGDVDDSESETEVEEFVPKKLHVVQRLEEDAKHPRAKLFRLPNNEVNFANYMMDKYGDDYKAMVRDRKNYYQLTWRQIKAKIERFKSIPEQYAEYLVKKGEIVLDDPTPLKKIKPEILKETIEKKPDAKPSRRQRKQKQTSIIQSIWQEESIGADESMDISAKTSEDGKEIEPLTEVTNSEKKLQLFSDDEDEKNNDNDNDEEDDDYSDIDVSDSENESDKKVEEIKVTRHKVPVMVGKHKKANLKVKKLKGS; from the exons ATGCctaaaataaggaaattaaAGCGCAGGAAGAAGTTCCGAGCGAATGTTAATAGAAAGAGACTGagaaataaattagaaaagcTTCCAAACATTGAAtg tAAACCAATAAAAGAAGCATGGGAAAAAAAGAGGTCGACTGTGAAAAATTTGGCCGAGATGGGTCTAGCATATGATCCAAACCAAATTCTCAAAATTCCAAATGTAAAAAAGGAGATGCTGAAGTTTATTAAAGAAGGTGGGGATGTTGATGATTCAGAAAGTGAGACCGAAGTTGAAGAATTTGTTCCAAAGAAGTTACATGTTGTGCAACGTTTAGAGGAAGATGCTAAGCATCCAAGAGCTAAGCTTTTTCGGTTGCCTAATAACGAAGTGAACTTTGCTAATTACATGATGGATAAATATGGAGATGATTATAAG GCAATGGTGAGGGatcgtaaaaattattaccAGTTGACTTGGCGTCAAATTAAAGCAAAGATTGAAAGGTTCAAAAGTATTCCTGAGCAGTATGCCGAGTATTTAGTTAAGAAAGGAGAAATTGTCCTGGATGATCCAACTCCATTGAAGAAAATCAAACctgaaattttgaaagaaaCCATTGAAAAGAAACCCGATGCAAAGCCTTCGAGGCGGCAAAggaaacaaaaacaaactaGCATAATACAATCCATTTGGCAGGAGGAGTCTATAGGTGCAGATGAATCTATGGATATCAGTGCAAAGACTTCTGAAGATGGAAAAGAAATTGAGCCCCTTACTGAAGTAACAAACAGTGAAAAGAAGTTACAACTATTTTCAGATGatgaagatgaaaaaaataatgataatgacAATGATGAAGAGGATGATGATTATTCTGACATTGATGTTAGTGATAGTGAAAATGAGAGTGACAAAAAAGTAGAAGAAATTAAAGTGACTAGACATAAAGTACCAGTAATGGTTGGCAAGCATAAAAAAGCAAATCTAAAAGTTAAAAAGTTAAAGGGCAGTTAA
- the LOC100119993 gene encoding inactive selenide, water dikinase-like protein, with protein MADLQGVPVTQDALSVAQLELGGNPNALALRRPFDPAAHDLDATFRLTRFADLKGUGCKVPQEILGKLLEGLQADDGSAQDHEHAHFMHMATPRIGIGMDSSVTPLRHGGLSLVQTTDFFYPLVDDPYMMGKIACANVISDLYAMGVTECDNMLMLLGVSTKMTEKERDVVVPLIMRGFKDSALEAGTTVTGGQTVVNPWCTIGGVATTVCQPNEYIVPDNAVVGDVLVLTKPLGTQVAVNAHQWLDQPDRWNRIKLVVSEDDVRKAYQRAMDSMARLNRIAARLMHKYNAHGATDVTGFGLLGHAQNLAKHQKNEVSFVIHNLPVIAKMAAVAKACGNMFQLLQGHSAETSGGLLICLPREQAAAYCKDIEKQEGYQAWIIGIVEKGNRTARIIDKPRVIEVPAKEKDGELW; from the exons ATGGCGGACTTACAAGGAGTCCCGGTGACACAGGATGCCTTGTCCGTGGCTCAGTTGGAACTCGGTGGCAATCCCAATGCTCTTGCACTGCGTAGACCTTTTGATCCGGCTGCTCATGACCTGGACGCAACCTTCCGCTTGACGCGGTTTGCCGACTTAAAAGGATGAGGGTGCAAGGTCCCTCAGGAGATTCTTGGGAAACTCCTTGAGGGACTGCAGGCTGATGATGGTAGTGCCCAGGATCATGAGCACGCCCACTTTATGCACATGGCTACCCCGCGCATTG GTATTGGTATGGATTCCTCCGTTACTCCTCTGAGGCACGGCGGGCTAAGTTTAGTTCAGACAACAGACTTTTTCTATCCACTTGTTGATGATCCGTATATGATGG GGAAAATTGCCTGTGCCAATGTAATAAGTGATCTCTATGCCATGGGAGTGACAGAGTGTGACAACATGCTCATGCTGTTGGGCGTTAGCACGAAAATGaccgagaaggagagagacgTCGTAGTTCCTTTAATCATGAGGGGATTCAAAGACTCCGCGTTAGAAGCTGGCACGACGGTCACCGGTGGACAAACTGTCGTGAATCCGTGGTGTACTATTGGTGGTGTTGCCACAACAGTTTGTCAGCCAAACGAATACATTGT TCCAGATAACGCAGTGGTAGGAGACGTATTGGTACTAACGAAACCTCTGGGTACGCAAGTAGCCGTCAACGCGCATCAGTGGCTAGATCAACCAGACCGCTGGAACCGAATCAAACTTGTCGTCAGTGAAGACGACGTTCGTAAAGCCTACCAGCGTGCAATGGACAGCATGGCTAGACTCAACCGAATAG CTGCGCGGTTAATGCACAAGTACAATGCTCACGGGGCGACAGACGTGACGGGTTTCGGACTTCTGGGCCATGCCCAGAACCTGGCCAAACACCAGAAAAACGAGGTGTCCTTCGTCATTCACAACCTGCCGGTTATTGCAAAGATGGCTGCCGTTGCTAAGGCCTGCGGTAACATGTTCCAGCTTCTGCAAGGACACTCCGCCGAGACCAGCGGGGGCCTCCTCATCTGCCTACCACGAGAACAG GCTGCGGCATACTGTAAAGACATAGAAAAGCAAGAGGGCTACCAGGCGTGGATAATCGGTATCGTTGAGAAGGGAAATCGCACTGCGCGAATAATCGACAAGCCGCGAGTGATCGAAGTGCCAGCAAAGGAGAAAGACGGTGAACTCTGGTAA